The Marinobacter szutsaonensis sequence TGCCCTGTCCATGGGCAAGCTGACCAAGTCTGTGGTGATGGAAGCCCTTGAAGGCACCATGCGCACCACCGGCATGATTATGCTGATCATTATCGCCTCCTATTTCCTGAACTTCGTTCTGGCCTCGGCGGGCATCACCCGGGAGTTGACGGCGTTCCTGGAATCCGCGGGCCTGGGTCCCTATTCGACCCTGCTGTTGGTGATCGCCCTGTACATTGTCCTGGGCTTTTTCATCGAGACCCTGTCGCTGATGGTGATCACCATTCCGATTGTGGCGCCGATCATCATCGGCATGGGTTTTGATCCGGTCTGGTTCGGCATTCTGCTGATCCTGTTGATCGAGATGGCGCTGATTACCCCGCCGGTGGGCCTGAACCTCTATGTGGTCCAGGGGGTGCGCCAGGGTGGTTCCTTTAACGATGTGATGGTTGGAGCCTTGCCGTATGTCGCGATGATGCTGCTGATGGCGGTGGCGCTGGTTCTGTTCCCGTCCATCGCCATGTTCCTGCCGGATCTTTTGAACTGACCAGTAACCGGCTGACAACGACAGGAGACACGTAATGACACAATTCCAGCTGGCCGATACCGGTGAAAAACTGGACATCACCGTCCGGGAACTGATCATTGCCGGATGGGCCGGGCGTGAACAGGCGGCCATCGATGAGCATATCGAGGAGCTGAAGGCGATCGGGGTTTCCCCGCCGTCCAGCACCCCCCTGTTCTATCGGGTATCGGCGGACCTGCTGACCACTGAAGGCAATGTCCAGTTCCTGGGCAACGCCTCAAGCGGCGAGGTGGAGGTTCTCCTGCTCGGTACCGAGCGGGGCACCGTGGTGGGCATCGGTTCCGATCATACCGACCGTGAAGCCGAGGCCTGGTCGGTGGCCCATTCCAAGCAGGTGTGTGCCAAGCCCGTGGGCTACCAGTTGTGGTGGCTCGCTGACGTGATCGACCACTGGGATGAACTGGAGATGGCGTCGTTCGCCACCATTGACGGTGAGGAGGTGCGATACCAGGAGGGTGGTGTCACCGGGCTGCTGCATCCGGAGGAGTTGCTGCGCCGGTTTGGCCTGGACCAGCCACAACTGGCTCCCGGGCAGGCCATGCTCTGCGGTACCTTGCCGGTGATTGGCGGGGTCCGTGCCGCCCAGGCGTTCCGGATGGTGCTGAGGGATCCGGTCACCAACCGTACCCTCGAACACGCCTATCAGATTCAGACGCTGCCGGTGGTGAAATGAGCCAGTTCAAAGCCGAGGATCTCAAGCGATTGCCGGTCGGGACGCTGGCGGACCTGCTGGATGGCCTGGCAACGGGGCAGTGGCAGGCCGCGGACGTGCTGAAGACCTGTCAGCACAACATGGATACCGGAGATGATCGCGCCCGCCAGGTTTATACCGCCCGTTTTGACCGGACCGCAACCGCCGAGGCGCGTTCAGCGGATAACCTGTACGAGGCGCGGGTGCCGGTGGGCGAGCTGGCCGGGATTCCCGTTGCTCTCAAGGCATTGTTCGACGTGAAAGGGCAGGTGACCCACGCGGGAAGCCAGTGGTGGGACACCCCCGCCGAGCATGATGCGTTGATAGTGTCACGCTTGCGGCGTGCCGGGGCGGTGATCACCGGGCACACCAACATGACCGAGTTCGCCTATTCCGGCCTCGGCCTGAACCCCCATTACGGTACCCCGGACAATCCGCTGGCCCCGGGCCGGATTCCCGGGGGGTCTTCGTCGGGCGCCGCCGTGGCCGTTGCCTGCGATATGGCCGCTGCGGCCATCGGCACCGATACTGGTGGTTCCATCCGTATTCCTTCGGCGTTCTGTGGCCTGGTCGGGTTCAAGCCGTCCCAGCAGCGCATACCCAGACGGGGCACCTTTCCCCTGTCGGACAGCCTGGATTCGGTCGGGCCCATTGCCCGCTCCGTGGACTGTTGTGCCCGGGTCGATGCGGTGCTGGCGGGACGGGAGTGCCGACCACTCAGGCAACGGCCCCTGGCGGGCCTGCGCTTCGCGGTGCCCACCAATTACATGCTGGACGACGTTTCCCGGGAGGTTGCCGATGCCTTCACCCGGAGCCTGAACCTGCTTCGCGACGCCGGCGCCCGGATCGAGGAAGTGGCGGTACCGGTGCTGGATACCCTGCCGGAACTGCTGGAAGGTGGTGGCCTCACCGCCGCGGAGAGTTACCATATCCACCGGGAATGGTTGCGCTGCCACGGGGACCGCTATGATCCGAGAGTCCGCAGCCGCATGGAGCGGGGCGCACAGCTCGGGGCCGCGGATTACATCGAACTGCTCCGGCGCCGGGCTGACCGCAAGCAACAGGCTGACCAGTGGCTGGCGGCCTACGATGGCCTGCTTGCGCCGACGGTACCGATTGCACCGCCGCGCTTCGAGGAGCTTGCCAGCGATGACGATTATGGTCGTCTGAACCTGCTGGTGCTGCGCAATCCCACGGTGGCCAACCTGCTTGACCTGTGTGCCATCACGCTGCCGAACCACGAGCCGGGTGAGTTGCCCTCGGGGCTGATGCTGGTCGGTCGTAACGGCACCGATGCGGCCTTGCTGGCCATTGCGGTGGGGATCGAGGAGGCGCTCAGGGAAGCATGCTGAGTGTTCTGATCGCAAAACTGGTGGCCACCGCCCTGGTGGTCATCGGCGTCTCGGTGGCGGTGGGCAAGGTGGGCCCGCGGCTTGGGGGAATACTGGCAGGGACACCCATCATCCTGGGCCCCGGCTACTTTTTCATGCTCCAGGAGCGTTCGGTGGAGTTCCTTCAGGCCGCCGCGCTGTCGACACTGCATGCCC is a genomic window containing:
- a CDS encoding DUF2848 domain-containing protein; this translates as MTQFQLADTGEKLDITVRELIIAGWAGREQAAIDEHIEELKAIGVSPPSSTPLFYRVSADLLTTEGNVQFLGNASSGEVEVLLLGTERGTVVGIGSDHTDREAEAWSVAHSKQVCAKPVGYQLWWLADVIDHWDELEMASFATIDGEEVRYQEGGVTGLLHPEELLRRFGLDQPQLAPGQAMLCGTLPVIGGVRAAQAFRMVLRDPVTNRTLEHAYQIQTLPVVK
- a CDS encoding amidase, translated to MSQFKAEDLKRLPVGTLADLLDGLATGQWQAADVLKTCQHNMDTGDDRARQVYTARFDRTATAEARSADNLYEARVPVGELAGIPVALKALFDVKGQVTHAGSQWWDTPAEHDALIVSRLRRAGAVITGHTNMTEFAYSGLGLNPHYGTPDNPLAPGRIPGGSSSGAAVAVACDMAAAAIGTDTGGSIRIPSAFCGLVGFKPSQQRIPRRGTFPLSDSLDSVGPIARSVDCCARVDAVLAGRECRPLRQRPLAGLRFAVPTNYMLDDVSREVADAFTRSLNLLRDAGARIEEVAVPVLDTLPELLEGGGLTAAESYHIHREWLRCHGDRYDPRVRSRMERGAQLGAADYIELLRRRADRKQQADQWLAAYDGLLAPTVPIAPPRFEELASDDDYGRLNLLVLRNPTVANLLDLCAITLPNHEPGELPSGLMLVGRNGTDAALLAIAVGIEEALREAC